From the Neorhodopirellula lusitana genome, one window contains:
- a CDS encoding PQQ-binding-like beta-propeller repeat protein: protein MKPRFVSLAALVALFLLTGATVGFADDWTGFLGPDGAARSTETVPTKWSDSENLLWKVNLPGSGSSSPVVVGDRVIVTCYLADGSTPKRQVICVDKNTGESLWTVDFPVDYREDGYRGYITEHGYASNTPVADDENVYVFLGKGGVHCISLDGKRNWSADVGKGTSNRQWGSAASLTLYQDTVIVNAAEEAKAILCLDKATGKEVWRQNADMLELTYGTPRIVSPESGDDELVISVPGEIWSMSPVTGKLQWYATSPMTGNVSPSVIVDGDTIYSFGGYRASGSIALKVGGRDDVTDSHVLWTNRSSSYVATPLLINKRLYWVDDRGIAYCTSAEDGEVVFRERVGSLENGRPVYASPILIGDKIYIVTRRSGTLVVNPGDTFDVIAQNKFASDNTDFNASPAVSDGKLYLRSNQALYCVGQ from the coding sequence ATGAAACCACGATTCGTGTCGCTGGCTGCCTTGGTCGCCCTGTTTTTACTTACTGGGGCGACGGTTGGTTTCGCTGATGATTGGACCGGATTCTTGGGGCCTGACGGTGCCGCTCGGTCGACCGAGACGGTGCCCACGAAATGGAGTGATTCGGAGAACTTATTGTGGAAAGTGAATCTTCCCGGTTCGGGATCGTCCAGCCCTGTGGTTGTTGGCGATCGAGTCATCGTGACCTGTTATCTGGCGGATGGTTCCACACCGAAGCGACAGGTGATTTGTGTTGACAAGAACACAGGTGAATCATTGTGGACGGTTGATTTCCCCGTCGACTATCGAGAAGACGGGTACCGGGGATACATCACCGAGCACGGTTACGCCAGCAACACGCCGGTCGCCGATGACGAGAACGTCTATGTGTTTTTGGGGAAGGGCGGTGTCCATTGCATTTCGCTGGATGGCAAACGGAACTGGAGTGCCGATGTCGGCAAGGGAACGAGCAATCGTCAGTGGGGATCGGCGGCCAGTTTGACACTGTACCAGGATACTGTGATCGTGAACGCAGCCGAAGAAGCCAAGGCGATCCTCTGTCTTGATAAGGCAACCGGCAAAGAGGTTTGGCGACAAAATGCCGACATGCTTGAACTGACCTATGGAACACCGCGGATCGTTTCACCGGAAAGCGGAGACGATGAATTGGTGATCAGCGTCCCAGGTGAAATCTGGTCGATGAGTCCCGTGACTGGCAAGTTGCAATGGTACGCGACTTCGCCCATGACTGGGAACGTTTCACCCTCGGTGATTGTCGATGGCGACACGATCTACAGCTTTGGCGGCTATCGTGCTTCGGGCAGTATCGCTTTGAAAGTTGGTGGTCGAGATGACGTGACCGACAGTCATGTTTTGTGGACGAATCGGTCCAGTTCCTACGTGGCAACGCCGTTGCTAATCAACAAACGCTTGTACTGGGTTGATGATCGCGGTATCGCGTATTGCACCTCGGCGGAGGACGGAGAGGTTGTTTTCCGCGAGCGAGTGGGGAGCCTCGAAAACGGACGTCCGGTTTATGCGTCACCAATCTTGATCGGTGACAAAATTTACATTGTCACTCGGCGCAGTGGCACGCTGGTTGTGAACCCAGGTGATACGTTCGACGTCATCGCCCAAAATAAGTTCGCCAGCGACAACACCGATTTCAATGCATCCCCCGCCGTCAGTGACGGTAAGCTGTACTTGCGCAGCAATCAGGCTTTGTACTGCGTCGGTCAGTAG
- a CDS encoding reverse transcriptase family protein — MNRRSITHRELCNLISHDLSARWLGDEQRILRRLKVITGSRAGWVSELAVTIHREFGRSGYCLESQLAFWLWHQPLIKRAFGKRKTIEIDDHVATQIDSPAYRWDVPRVSNQVELADLLCVRSPETLDWLTLPHIRRETKVDHYRRRVLPKRDGRERLIEEPRPVLKRVQRIIAREILIHVPLHDAAHAYRPSRSVQTCAAPHAGQRVVLKMDLQDFFGGISCRRVSALFRHAGYDREVSLRLARLCTAPPFAGPLFTGPLLIDPSSIVAGPGGAGPGGAGPGSVSCSSEGPSSARCMGPSCIGSPRWSVVSPSSAHLPQGAPSSPGIANAVAYQMDRRLAGLAASLSVSYTRYADDLYFSGDASFGSRVDRFATTVAVIAMEEGFGVNFRKTRKMFNGHRQNVLGLTVNEGINSDRKQYETLKAILFNCRRNGWRSQNRDNHPHFAEHLRGRIASLGQANPGRGAKLLAIYNQVDWG; from the coding sequence ATGAACCGCCGCTCGATCACTCACCGCGAATTGTGCAATCTGATCTCGCACGACTTGTCGGCGCGGTGGTTGGGTGATGAACAACGAATCCTTCGTCGGCTGAAGGTGATTACCGGCAGTCGTGCTGGTTGGGTTTCAGAACTCGCCGTGACGATCCATCGCGAGTTTGGCCGGTCCGGCTATTGTCTGGAGAGTCAACTTGCCTTCTGGTTGTGGCATCAACCATTGATCAAGCGTGCGTTTGGGAAACGCAAAACGATCGAGATCGACGATCACGTGGCAACCCAAATCGACAGCCCCGCGTATCGCTGGGATGTTCCTCGTGTCAGCAATCAGGTGGAGCTTGCCGACCTGCTGTGCGTCCGTTCGCCTGAGACGCTCGACTGGCTAACGCTTCCTCACATACGACGTGAAACGAAAGTCGATCATTACCGGCGGCGTGTTTTGCCGAAACGCGATGGCCGCGAACGATTGATCGAAGAGCCGCGACCGGTTCTCAAACGAGTGCAACGGATCATCGCCCGAGAAATCCTGATTCACGTTCCGTTGCATGATGCGGCTCACGCTTATCGTCCTTCCCGATCGGTGCAGACCTGTGCCGCGCCGCATGCAGGCCAGCGTGTGGTCTTGAAGATGGATCTGCAGGACTTCTTCGGCGGGATATCATGTCGCCGCGTCAGCGCGTTGTTCCGCCATGCTGGCTACGACCGAGAAGTTTCACTGCGTTTGGCTCGTCTTTGCACAGCACCACCTTTTGCTGGCCCGCTTTTCACTGGTCCACTTCTGATTGATCCGAGTTCTATTGTCGCGGGTCCTGGTGGCGCGGGTCCTGGTGGCGCGGGTCCTGGTAGCGTGAGTTGCAGTAGCGAGGGGCCCAGTAGCGCGAGGTGCATGGGGCCGAGTTGCATTGGCTCGCCGCGTTGGAGTGTCGTATCGCCGTCGTCAGCTCATTTGCCACAGGGGGCACCCAGTTCGCCAGGCATCGCGAATGCGGTTGCGTATCAAATGGATCGACGATTGGCAGGATTGGCGGCTTCACTTTCGGTTAGCTACACGCGTTACGCAGACGACCTTTATTTCAGTGGCGATGCTTCATTCGGGTCTCGTGTCGATCGTTTCGCCACAACGGTTGCGGTGATTGCGATGGAGGAAGGCTTTGGTGTGAACTTCCGGAAAACACGCAAGATGTTTAATGGGCATCGGCAAAACGTTCTGGGGCTGACCGTCAATGAAGGCATCAATAGCGATCGAAAACAGTATGAAACGCTAAAGGCGATTCTATTCAACTGTCGCCGCAACGGTTGGCGATCACAGAACCGTGACAATCATCCTCATTTCGCTGAGCATCTAAGAGGCCGCATCGCCAGTCTTGGTCAGGCGAATCCGGGACGCGGCGCTAAACTGCTGGCTATCTACAACCAGGTGGACTGGGGGTGA
- a CDS encoding SGNH/GDSL hydrolase family protein, giving the protein MALQPNFRRSTYLVLLAATWLSVGQHGHAMDNAAVATIAATVLDEAIPEAKPGNALPNVLLIGDSISLAYTPLVRNALLDTALVERVPGNCQFSAYGANNAQKWVGDRHWDVIHFNFGLWDLYGWKQEKLVSTQDYGTHLEAIVMALKPACDLLIFATTTPPCAEPEHKIKVLASPEKAAEFEAEARRVMKKHHVLVNDLDGILAGRMNELGKAPNDVHYTPEGNQVIAEKVASFIDMSLGILPAK; this is encoded by the coding sequence ATGGCATTGCAACCAAACTTCCGAAGATCCACCTATCTCGTCTTACTGGCCGCAACGTGGCTGAGCGTCGGACAACATGGACACGCGATGGACAATGCCGCAGTCGCTACGATTGCCGCAACGGTTTTGGACGAGGCAATCCCCGAAGCCAAACCTGGAAACGCGTTACCCAACGTGCTGTTGATTGGCGACTCGATTTCGTTGGCCTACACACCGCTGGTTCGAAATGCACTCTTGGATACCGCTTTAGTGGAGCGTGTCCCAGGCAACTGCCAGTTCTCGGCCTACGGTGCGAACAACGCTCAAAAGTGGGTTGGCGACCGACACTGGGATGTGATCCATTTCAACTTTGGCCTATGGGATTTGTATGGCTGGAAACAAGAAAAGTTGGTTTCCACGCAAGACTACGGAACCCATTTAGAAGCCATCGTTATGGCATTGAAGCCTGCGTGCGACTTGCTGATCTTCGCCACCACGACTCCACCATGTGCTGAACCCGAACACAAGATCAAAGTGCTAGCATCGCCTGAAAAGGCCGCCGAGTTTGAAGCCGAAGCACGACGCGTGATGAAGAAGCACCACGTCCTGGTCAACGACCTTGATGGAATTCTTGCCGGACGCATGAATGAACTGGGCAAGGCCCCCAACGATGTCCACTACACTCCCGAAGGCAATCAGGTGATCGCCGAAAAAGTAGCCTCGTTCATTGACATGTCGCTCGGCATATTGCCCGCGAAATAA
- a CDS encoding formylglycine-generating enzyme family protein, producing the protein MKLFSRIAAIGQMLLQVGCGTGSSASSIPVDCPDMVLIKAGTFVMGSPETEPGRGPNEPQKRVTIDADFYMGKYEITVGQFRYFCQQSKFQTDNEKKGDDYNWKRPYKKAKPTADQAVLSISWDDANAYCQWLSRVTGDRYRLPTEREWEYACRAGTTTAFHTGGQLTKADANFSNYIGSTEGLAAISAVSLGTKVVGSYSPNAFGLYDMHGNAFEWCADVFTDERKSETRSGKYHTVKGGSWSMTSTDYCRSAHREGMDGGNGMMGFRVVREVQ; encoded by the coding sequence ATGAAACTGTTTTCCAGGATCGCCGCCATTGGCCAGATGCTTCTTCAGGTTGGGTGTGGAACGGGATCCAGTGCCAGTTCAATCCCCGTTGATTGTCCCGACATGGTGCTGATCAAAGCCGGCACGTTTGTGATGGGGTCTCCAGAGACCGAGCCGGGCCGCGGTCCCAACGAGCCGCAAAAGCGGGTGACCATTGACGCGGACTTTTACATGGGCAAGTACGAGATCACGGTGGGTCAGTTTCGTTATTTTTGCCAGCAGTCCAAATTTCAAACAGACAACGAAAAGAAGGGCGATGATTATAACTGGAAACGCCCCTACAAGAAGGCCAAGCCGACCGCTGACCAAGCCGTGCTATCGATCAGTTGGGACGACGCAAACGCATATTGCCAGTGGCTATCTCGAGTTACGGGCGATCGCTATCGCCTGCCGACGGAGAGAGAGTGGGAATACGCGTGTCGCGCCGGCACGACCACCGCGTTTCATACGGGTGGCCAACTTACCAAGGCAGACGCCAACTTTTCGAACTACATCGGTTCGACCGAAGGGCTGGCCGCGATCTCCGCTGTCTCGCTGGGCACGAAAGTCGTCGGCTCCTACAGTCCCAACGCCTTTGGGCTGTACGACATGCACGGCAACGCATTTGAATGGTGTGCGGACGTCTTCACGGATGAAAGAAAATCCGAAACACGGTCAGGTAAATACCACACCGTCAAAGGCGGCTCCTGGAGCATGACCAGCACCGACTATTGTCGTTCAGCCCACCGCGAAGGCATGGACGGCGGCAACGGCATGATGGGCTTCCGAGTGGTCCGGGAAGTTCAGTAG
- a CDS encoding DUF1559 domain-containing protein, protein MKIPKLKQPKSRRMRPGFTLVELLVVIAIIGVLVGLLLPAVQAAREAARRMSCSNNMKQIGLGLHMHHDTVGYFPSQREIEKAPVIAANQSFYRWGPLALLTPYLEQSAIYGAIDLQEPLYLFTMGPPPGVNTHPDLASEVATAVPTFLCPSDVNTRVSEEWGATNYHANNGSGQDGGLYEDTDGLFFIDSRCRFRDILDGSSHTAAFCETLVGNGLSESTRAVANSGAHGVLASVWNANAATIEDSWCLDDTGPVLFNRGEKWADGSLNDTGYHHFRSPNSAINDCYSRYAAIKSGRSRHVGGVTVLLADGSVRFVTDSVDTETWRNVGSIKDRQVVGEY, encoded by the coding sequence ATGAAGATCCCCAAGTTGAAACAACCCAAGAGTCGTCGGATGCGGCCGGGTTTCACTCTCGTCGAGCTGTTGGTCGTGATTGCGATCATTGGTGTGTTGGTTGGGTTGCTGTTGCCCGCCGTTCAAGCGGCTCGTGAAGCGGCACGGCGAATGAGCTGCAGCAACAACATGAAGCAAATCGGATTGGGGCTGCACATGCACCATGACACGGTTGGCTACTTTCCATCGCAGCGTGAGATTGAGAAGGCCCCGGTCATCGCAGCGAATCAGTCCTTCTATCGCTGGGGGCCGCTCGCCTTGTTGACGCCTTATCTTGAGCAATCGGCGATCTACGGCGCGATCGACCTTCAAGAGCCTTTGTATCTGTTCACGATGGGGCCACCGCCGGGCGTGAACACGCACCCGGATTTGGCCAGCGAAGTGGCGACGGCGGTTCCCACTTTCTTGTGCCCAAGCGACGTGAACACGCGAGTCAGCGAAGAATGGGGCGCGACTAACTACCACGCTAACAATGGTTCCGGGCAGGATGGCGGCCTTTATGAAGACACTGATGGATTGTTCTTTATTGATTCTCGGTGTCGGTTTCGAGACATTTTGGATGGCTCGTCGCATACCGCTGCGTTCTGTGAAACGCTGGTCGGAAATGGCCTGTCGGAAAGCACTCGTGCGGTGGCCAATTCCGGTGCCCACGGCGTGCTCGCGTCGGTCTGGAATGCCAACGCAGCAACGATCGAAGACAGCTGGTGTTTGGATGATACGGGGCCGGTTCTTTTTAATCGCGGCGAAAAATGGGCCGATGGCAGCCTTAACGATACTGGCTATCACCACTTCCGATCGCCCAACTCGGCCATCAATGATTGCTATTCTCGTTACGCCGCGATCAAGAGCGGACGCAGTCGCCACGTGGGCGGCGTTACCGTGTTGTTGGCGGACGGATCGGTGCGTTTCGTGACTGATTCGGTGGACACCGAAACGTGGCGAAATGTCGGTTCGATCAAGGATCGGCAAGTCGTCGGCGAGTATTGA
- the nagB gene encoding glucosamine-6-phosphate deaminase has translation MAINYTILEDEVEASQHVAGLFASMINRKPQCVLGLATGGTPVKVYSNLCRRFLAGEVAFEQVTTFNLDEYVGLPPGHEQSYRSFMNEQLFRHVDVPLEQTHFPDAGRLVINDGVVDSESANSIAADYEALIERTGGIDLQLLGIGTNGHIAFNEPGSTIDSMTRLVGLTESTIAANARFFEDASDVPRQAFTMGIATILRARKIVLMATGESKAEAVASAINGAVTSDNPASFLQTHSDTLFVLDKAAASAIA, from the coding sequence ATGGCCATTAACTACACGATCTTGGAAGACGAAGTCGAAGCCAGCCAGCATGTGGCTGGCTTGTTTGCGTCGATGATCAATCGAAAACCGCAGTGTGTCCTTGGGCTGGCCACCGGCGGGACGCCCGTGAAGGTTTACAGCAACCTGTGTCGCCGCTTTCTGGCCGGCGAGGTTGCGTTTGAACAAGTCACAACGTTCAACCTGGATGAGTACGTTGGCTTGCCACCGGGTCACGAGCAATCCTATCGATCGTTCATGAACGAGCAACTGTTTCGTCATGTGGACGTGCCGCTTGAGCAAACCCACTTTCCCGATGCGGGTCGCTTGGTGATCAACGATGGAGTGGTGGATTCTGAATCCGCGAACTCCATCGCCGCCGATTACGAAGCGTTGATCGAAAGGACCGGCGGTATTGACTTGCAGTTACTGGGTATCGGGACCAACGGGCACATCGCATTCAACGAGCCCGGTTCGACGATCGATAGCATGACTCGATTGGTTGGCTTGACCGAAAGCACTATCGCCGCCAACGCCCGATTCTTTGAAGACGCCAGCGACGTTCCTCGTCAGGCCTTCACGATGGGAATTGCGACGATCTTGCGAGCACGAAAGATTGTGTTGATGGCGACCGGCGAATCGAAAGCGGAAGCGGTTGCTTCCGCGATCAACGGGGCGGTGACAAGTGACAATCCGGCGTCATTCCTGCAAACTCATTCCGACACTTTGTTCGTGCTCGATAAAGCTGCAGCATCCGCGATCGCCTGA
- a CDS encoding alkaline phosphatase translates to MSHVSSSHFLSVWRCDLRAMLAILVIQCLIASTNAGTTHAQDAGTKILVADTTTAPAPPTSEAKTDTALLEQTGEIAAGEASTDSQSSNDPLREMQTSAMENQSAAWGHWGDQANKYSAWKEHSNRLVPLYTFGMTLDSLREPGSLYADDARLEERYGYMPQSTSNPNALYHDQTDVYQLQQLAVAQGKKHIILMIFDGMDWQTTRNAAIYRNQADLYDSGRGRGLAFQDYRGTVTDYTFIVSSPGLGGAEFDVDSQLVVSSNQDSMGGFDPKLAGPLPWHERMSSYPIGGDRALPHSVTDSAASAASMMSGIKTYNGSINCKVDGTQAEPIGRCLQEQGFAIGAVSSVPVSHATPASTYANNVSRKDYQDLSRDLVGLPSSAHRKNPLPGADVVIGSGWGEMADKPKLQGNNFLPGNEYLHESDLKKLEERGDYVIAKRTSGVRGSELLREAAHTAAQSHKRLLGFFGSKGGHLPFATADGNYNPTMDAYGIENYSQADLAENPTLADMTDAALQVLSAPQQNQTANANKELDAGPRPFWLLVECGDVDWANHANNLDSSIGAVYSGEDAFKTVVRWVESNDAWEDTVVFVTSDHGHYFHLDDPQAIADAAALSSTNKVSE, encoded by the coding sequence ATGTCACACGTCTCTTCGAGTCACTTCCTTTCCGTTTGGCGATGCGACCTCCGTGCGATGCTCGCCATTCTTGTGATCCAGTGCCTGATAGCGTCGACCAACGCTGGCACCACGCATGCGCAAGATGCTGGCACTAAGATCCTGGTTGCCGACACCACCACGGCTCCCGCTCCTCCAACGTCTGAAGCGAAGACCGACACCGCGTTGTTGGAACAAACCGGTGAAATCGCCGCTGGCGAAGCTTCGACGGATTCCCAGTCGAGCAACGATCCTCTGCGAGAAATGCAAACCAGCGCGATGGAAAATCAATCCGCAGCGTGGGGGCACTGGGGCGATCAAGCAAACAAGTACAGTGCCTGGAAGGAGCACAGCAATCGACTCGTTCCGCTATACACGTTTGGCATGACCTTGGACTCACTCCGCGAACCCGGCAGCCTCTACGCCGACGACGCGAGACTGGAAGAACGCTACGGCTACATGCCCCAAAGCACTTCCAATCCCAATGCCCTGTATCACGACCAAACCGACGTTTACCAATTGCAACAACTGGCTGTCGCCCAAGGCAAAAAGCACATCATCTTGATGATCTTCGACGGCATGGATTGGCAAACCACTCGCAACGCCGCTATCTATCGCAACCAAGCGGATCTCTACGACAGTGGCCGTGGACGTGGACTGGCGTTCCAAGACTACCGCGGCACCGTGACCGACTACACCTTCATCGTGTCCAGCCCTGGACTCGGTGGTGCGGAATTTGATGTCGATTCACAACTGGTCGTCTCCAGCAACCAGGATTCCATGGGCGGCTTCGACCCAAAACTTGCTGGCCCATTACCATGGCACGAACGAATGTCCTCTTACCCCATCGGTGGCGATCGCGCGCTGCCCCATAGCGTCACCGACTCTGCCGCTTCCGCCGCATCGATGATGTCAGGCATCAAGACCTACAACGGCTCGATCAATTGCAAAGTGGATGGGACCCAAGCGGAGCCCATTGGTCGTTGCTTGCAAGAACAAGGCTTCGCGATCGGTGCCGTATCCAGCGTTCCGGTTAGCCACGCGACACCCGCGTCCACCTACGCCAACAACGTGTCTCGCAAGGACTACCAAGACCTAAGCCGTGACCTAGTCGGATTGCCCTCTTCCGCCCACCGGAAAAACCCATTGCCCGGCGCCGACGTCGTCATCGGCAGCGGCTGGGGCGAAATGGCTGACAAACCGAAACTGCAGGGCAACAACTTTCTTCCCGGCAACGAATACCTGCATGAATCCGACCTGAAAAAGCTAGAAGAACGCGGTGACTATGTCATCGCGAAACGAACCAGCGGCGTGCGTGGAAGCGAGCTTCTGCGGGAGGCGGCACATACGGCGGCTCAGTCCCACAAACGGCTACTCGGATTCTTTGGCTCCAAAGGCGGCCACCTGCCATTCGCCACCGCCGACGGGAACTACAACCCAACCATGGACGCCTACGGAATCGAAAACTACAGCCAAGCGGACCTAGCGGAAAATCCCACCCTGGCCGACATGACCGATGCCGCTTTGCAAGTGCTCTCCGCACCCCAGCAAAACCAGACCGCAAATGCGAACAAGGAACTGGATGCCGGACCACGACCTTTCTGGTTGCTTGTCGAATGCGGCGATGTCGACTGGGCCAACCACGCCAACAACCTCGACAGCAGCATCGGCGCGGTGTACAGCGGTGAAGATGCCTTCAAAACGGTGGTGCGTTGGGTGGAATCCAACGACGCCTGGGAAGACACCGTCGTTTTCGTGACCAGTGATCACGGTCACTACTTTCACCTCGATGATCCTCAGGCGATCGCGGATGCTGCAGCTTTATCGAGCACGAACAAAGTGTCGGAATGA
- a CDS encoding response regulator, with translation MLGDSRTKPMEILLVEDGLVDARITIHALRRSGVHHRLTLVRTVHEAILFMKRTGIFARAPRLDLLLLDMILPDGTGLDVLEEMMEIQPESGRITTVVLTASEDDTYRKRCDELGVCDYIQKPVSEEEFLRVVRDHKKLMIHLQQVAVASAAEEAAEASRSEHPFEARANT, from the coding sequence ATGTTAGGTGATTCAAGAACGAAGCCAATGGAAATCCTGCTCGTCGAAGACGGGTTGGTGGATGCACGGATCACGATTCACGCTTTACGTCGCAGTGGCGTGCATCATCGCTTGACGCTGGTGCGGACCGTCCACGAAGCAATCCTGTTCATGAAGCGAACGGGCATTTTCGCCAGGGCGCCTCGGCTAGACTTGCTACTTTTGGACATGATCCTTCCCGATGGCACCGGGCTGGACGTGTTGGAAGAAATGATGGAGATCCAACCGGAGTCGGGCCGGATCACGACGGTCGTTCTTACCGCCTCGGAAGACGACACGTACCGCAAGCGATGCGATGAACTTGGGGTATGCGATTACATTCAAAAGCCGGTTAGTGAGGAAGAGTTCCTGCGCGTTGTTCGCGATCACAAGAAGTTGATGATTCATCTTCAGCAGGTGGCCGTGGCAAGTGCCGCCGAAGAGGCTGCGGAGGCTTCTCGATCGGAGCATCCGTTTGAGGCGCGAGCGAATACCTAG
- a CDS encoding class I SAM-dependent methyltransferase yields the protein MMVDWFDWDTARNVVEYGPGTGVFTEGVVNRLHTDAKFFAIERSGELAALTRERCPGVDVHEESAADIARLCETAGMEQLDAIICGLPWASFPESLQTSILDATLRVLKPGGQFATFAYWQGVVLPAGMRFSKRLRSSFATVERSPTVWRNLPPAFVYRCVK from the coding sequence ATGATGGTTGACTGGTTCGATTGGGACACAGCACGCAATGTCGTGGAATACGGGCCCGGCACAGGGGTTTTCACCGAAGGCGTGGTGAACCGATTGCACACCGATGCCAAGTTCTTTGCGATCGAGCGTTCAGGCGAACTGGCCGCTTTGACCCGCGAGCGTTGTCCGGGCGTGGACGTGCACGAAGAGTCGGCCGCGGATATCGCTCGCTTGTGCGAGACCGCTGGGATGGAGCAACTCGACGCCATCATTTGTGGGTTGCCCTGGGCCTCGTTCCCTGAGTCTCTGCAGACCAGCATTCTGGATGCGACGTTGCGCGTGCTGAAACCCGGTGGCCAGTTCGCGACGTTTGCCTATTGGCAGGGCGTGGTGTTGCCAGCGGGAATGCGTTTTTCAAAACGCCTGCGTTCCAGCTTTGCCACCGTCGAACGCAGTCCAACGGTGTGGCGGAATTTGCCGCCAGCGTTTGTCTATCGCTGCGTGAAGTAG
- a CDS encoding ABC transporter permease, translated as MLKYVFKTLWRHRARTLLTVTGAAVAMFVYCFVGSVQEGLHRLTTGADADRSLIVFQENRFCPTSSRLPEDYARRIRKVPGVRDVMPIQVWTNNCRASLDIVVFNGADPKQIQQTRPVTLVNGDWQSFAGQRDAAIVGRNVAQRRGLKTGDQFSIGEISVQVAGVFASTVPAEENLIYTSLEFLQYTRGLDSAGLVTQHEVLLNEDADPDRVAANIDEMLRAGSVATKTRRKGAFQASTLSDLIDLIGFAHWLGYACVGLVLSLVATTTVMSVQDRIKEYAVLQTLGVRPLSAMRLVLSESMVLCLVGGVSGTVLANAVLAAGGFAIGAEGATIAFRPSLNLLISGSLISLIVGVAAGFAPAVQAATVPIVNALRES; from the coding sequence ATGCTCAAGTACGTTTTCAAAACCCTGTGGCGTCACCGCGCCCGAACGCTGCTGACCGTCACCGGCGCCGCGGTCGCGATGTTCGTGTATTGCTTTGTGGGGTCGGTCCAAGAAGGACTCCACCGACTGACAACGGGCGCGGACGCGGATCGCAGCCTAATCGTCTTCCAGGAAAATCGGTTCTGCCCAACCAGTAGTCGGTTGCCGGAGGACTACGCCCGGCGCATTCGCAAAGTGCCTGGTGTACGCGATGTGATGCCCATCCAAGTTTGGACCAACAACTGCCGAGCCAGTTTGGACATTGTGGTTTTCAATGGCGCCGATCCCAAACAGATCCAACAGACCCGCCCCGTTACTTTGGTCAACGGTGATTGGCAAAGCTTTGCCGGACAGCGTGATGCCGCGATTGTGGGTCGAAACGTGGCCCAACGCCGAGGCTTGAAGACGGGCGACCAGTTTTCGATTGGTGAGATCTCCGTTCAGGTGGCGGGCGTGTTCGCGTCCACGGTCCCGGCGGAAGAAAACCTGATCTACACCAGCCTTGAATTCCTGCAATACACCCGAGGCCTGGACTCCGCCGGCCTGGTCACCCAGCACGAAGTTCTACTGAACGAAGACGCGGATCCCGATCGCGTTGCGGCGAACATTGACGAAATGCTGCGAGCCGGATCCGTGGCAACGAAGACACGTCGCAAGGGAGCGTTTCAAGCGAGCACGCTGTCGGACCTGATCGACCTGATCGGGTTCGCACACTGGCTTGGGTACGCATGCGTCGGCTTGGTTCTATCGCTGGTTGCGACCACCACCGTGATGAGCGTTCAGGACCGGATCAAAGAATACGCAGTGCTGCAAACGTTAGGTGTCCGCCCGCTCAGTGCGATGCGATTGGTACTGTCCGAGAGCATGGTGCTGTGTTTAGTGGGCGGCGTTTCAGGAACCGTACTAGCCAATGCGGTGCTCGCAGCGGGTGGTTTTGCAATCGGTGCCGAGGGCGCCACGATCGCGTTCCGCCCCTCACTGAACCTGTTGATTTCAGGTTCGCTCATTTCGCTAATCGTGGGCGTCGCGGCAGGGTTCGCCCCCGCAGTCCAAGCGGCCACCGTTCCGATCGTCAACGCGCTTCGCGAGTCATAA